Within the Opitutaceae bacterium TAV5 genome, the region TGCCCCACGCGGTACCTGGCCTCGCGGCGCCGGTAGTGCTCCCGCAGCCTCCGCGGCGTCGTGCCGAGTTCGCGCACGAAAAGCTGTTCGAGATGCCCGGGGCTCAGCCCGACTTCCTTTGCCAGCCGTGCTTCCGGATACCTTTCGTGCAGCGGCGCCTCCGTCAGCCGCTCCAGCGCCCGCGCCACTTTCGGATGTCCCCGCCGCCTCCCCCCCGCCCTCTCCTCTTCCGGGCTCATGCCCGCCGCCCGCCGCACCTCCATGCACACCGCCGCCCACTCCAGCGCCCGCGCCCCGATCCGCGCCGCCTCCGCAGGCGGCATGGTGCGATGGGCCAGCCCGGCCATCGCCGTCGGCGCATGGGCTTCCACAAGGCCGATCAACGCCCGCGCCGCCCGCTCCAGTTCGGGATGCCGCGCCGCCTTCACGACAAACGGCGCATGACGCCACACCGCCTCTCCGTCCGCCGGCACGCGCAAACTGACCGACACCAGCTCCGCCGCCGGGCTGAAATCGTGTTTCTGGAACCGCCCGCAAAAAAACACCCACGCGCCCCGCCGCACGACCAGCGCCGTGTCGTCGGAAACGAGCCTCACCTGCCCCCGCGTGATCAGCCAGGCCGTCATGCGCTGCGTGCGCATCTCCAGGGAATGCCGCACCTGCGCATCCACCCGCCCCGCATAGGCCCAGATCAGCGTCGGCAACAACGCCTGCCATTCCCGGAACGGACGCTCCCCCGCGCCCGCGGCGAGCGCGCGGCCGAAAACACGATCCGGAGCCTGGACAAGCGCGGGGGCTTTCATCGTACCGGTGATTTTTGCAACTTTTTATAAAACTTCTGCAACACTGTTTCCTGCCCGGCGCCTCCGTTTTCCGGCAGGATGGGCGGACCACTCTTTTCCGTCCGCCTCCACGCCCGCACTCATCCTTGTCACCATGAAAACCACCGCCGCATCCGCCCCCTTCACCGAACCTGCCCGCGAATTGCCCGTCCTCGACGAGGCCGATGTCCTCGTCCTCGGAGCCGGCCCCGGCGGCGTGGCCGCCGCCGTCGCCGCGGCCCGCAACGGCGCCCGCGTCATCCTCGTGGAGCGTTTCGGCACCTTCGGCGGCACCTGGACCAGCGGTCACCTCGGCGCGATCATGCCTTTCCCGTACGTGCGCGGGCTCTTCGCCGAGATTTCCGACCGCCTCCGCACCGAGGCCGCCTGGTTGTCATCGAAAGACGAATACGGATCCGGCGCCACCTACGACATCGAGACCGCCAAGATCATCCTCGACCGCCTCGTCGTCGAAGCCGGCGTCCGCCCGTATTTCTTCGCCCAGGTCACCGGCGTGTTTCGCGAAGGCAATCGCGTGCGCGGCGTCGCCATCGAGTCGAAGGAAGGCCGCCACGCGCTCGCCGGCCGGTTCGTGATCGACGCCACCGGCGACGGCGATGTCAGCGTGCTCGCCGGCGTCCCCTCCTCGCA harbors:
- a CDS encoding AraC family transcriptional regulator, whose translation is MKAPALVQAPDRVFGRALAAGAGERPFREWQALLPTLIWAYAGRVDAQVRHSLEMRTQRMTAWLITRGQVRLVSDDTALVVRRGAWVFFCGRFQKHDFSPAAELVSVSLRVPADGEAVWRHAPFVVKAARHPELERAARALIGLVEAHAPTAMAGLAHRTMPPAEAARIGARALEWAAVCMEVRRAAGMSPEEERAGGRRRGHPKVARALERLTEAPLHERYPEARLAKEVGLSPGHLEQLFVRELGTTPRRLREHYRRREARYRVGHSDVSLKQVAWELGFGSASHFSNWFRRVFGQSPRAWRRERGGQPEG